A genomic window from Nitrospira sp. includes:
- a CDS encoding YHS domain-containing protein, giving the protein MYRLVLIAALLALLYYLLRRAVRKFSQDAGLTQSGEREESGKQMVQDPVCRVFVPREHAVSETIGGQTYFFCSRGCATAFQKQLSA; this is encoded by the coding sequence ATGTATAGATTGGTTCTCATCGCGGCACTCCTGGCACTGCTTTACTATCTTCTACGGCGAGCAGTGAGGAAGTTCAGTCAAGACGCTGGACTGACCCAGTCTGGGGAGCGGGAAGAATCTGGGAAACAGATGGTGCAAGACCCAGTCTGCCGAGTGTTTGTTCCGCGGGAACATGCAGTGAGTGAGACCATTGGTGGGCAAACATATTTCTTCTGCAGCCGCGGGTGTGCGACCGCATTCCAAAAGCAACTCTCCGCCTAG